Genomic segment of Deltaproteobacteria bacterium:
TCTCGGCTACAGCTCGGGCAATTTCGGGGTAATCTGCTGGGATTTCCTCTGCCACACCCATATCGAAGATAGCGATATTTTGCTCAACCAGGTAATCCCGTAGGTCTGCCTTCAGCTTAAAGCCGGCATGGTCGCTGCCGAGGACAATTTTCATGTCACGGTTCAAATTTTTTGAAAATGAGGACGGCGTTGGTGCCCCCGAAGCCAAAAGAATTGGATAAAGCTACTCGCACGTCTGCCATCCTGGCTACATTGGGCACGTAATCCAAATCGCACTCGGGGTCCGGGGTGTCGTAGTTAATCGTCGGAGGAATCACTCCTCGGTGGATGGTCAAGACAGTGAAAATCGCCTCCACCCCACCGGCTCCCCCCAAGAGGTGGCCCGTCATGGATTTGGTGGAGCTCACCGCCAGTTTCTTGGCGTGCTCTTTAAAAACCGCCTTGATCGCCATCGTTTCGTAGAGATCATTGTAATCCGTCGAAGTTCCATGGGCATTAATGTAATCTACTTCCTCCGGGCTGATCCCGGCACTTTTCAGGGCCATAGCCATGCAGCGGGCCGCCCCCTCCCCGTCCGGTGCGGGAGCGGTGATATGGTAGGCATCGCCGTTGAGGCCGTAGCCAATGATTTCCGCGTAAATCTTAGCCCCTCGGTCCAGGGCTTGGTTCATCTCCTCCAGGATGATGATGCCGCAACCTTCCCCCATTACGAATCCATCCCGGTCTTTGTCGAAAGGTCGCGAGGCTTTTTCCGGCTCATGATTGCGGGTGGATAAAGCTTTCATGGCATTAAACCCACTGACCGCCAGGGGAGTGATTGTCGCTTCCACCCCTCCAGCGATTATCGCATCGGCATCGCCCTGCTGGATCATCCGCCAGGCATCTCCGATGTTATGGTTTCCCGTAGCGCAGGCTGTGACCACCGAATAATTCGGCCCTTTGGCTCCGAAGCGAATGGAGATCTGCCCCGGGGCTTCGTTGACAATGAGCGCGGGGATAAAAAAAGGAGAAATCCGGCCGGGCCCCTTTTCCATAAGGATCTTATGGAAAGACTCGATGGTAGTCAATCCGCCCAGCCCGGCGCCTACGACCACCCCCACCCGGTCGGCATTCTGCGGGGTAATGGGGAGTTGGGCATCTTCCATGGCCATCATGGCGGAAGCCATGGCATACTGGATGAAGATGTCCATCCGCTTGATTTCTTTTTTTTCCATGAAATTTTCTGGGACGAAGTCTTTGACTTCTGCGGCGATCTGAGTATCGAATCCTGTGGGGTCGAACTTGGTGATCCGAACTACGCCGGATTTCCCCTGGATGAGCGCCTGCCAGGTCTTTTCCACGCCTATGCCCAAGGGAGACACCATCCCGAGCCCCGTAATCACCACTCTTCGGCTCAACATAAGACCTCCCGATCCCAACAAAGAAACATCCTCATATCCCCGAGTTCAAACCCCCCGCCGTCCGCTTTCCATTACTCCCCCGCGGGAACTCGTTTGATTTCTTTCAGATATGTTGATTGATATAATTGACCACATCTTGGACGGTCTGGATCTTCTCCGCATCTTCGTCGGAGATCTCCACTCCAAATTCCTCCTCCATGGCCATGATCAGTTCTACCAAATCCAATGAATCGGCGCCCAGATCATCAATGAAGGAAGCTTCCAGGGTCGCTTCTTCCGCGCTCACCCCCAACTGCTCCACGATGATCTCGATCACCCTCCGTTCCACTGATTTTTCCACGATCGCACCTCCTTTTGAATTCTTCCCGATAAATCTTAATAAAACTACGAAATGAATTCTTTTTACTTTTTTTAACCAAGGGTGTCAATAGGATAATCCATTACTCCCTTGTTTTTTTCCCTACCGGATCACATATACATCCCGCCATTGACGCTCAACACCTGAC
This window contains:
- the fabF gene encoding beta-ketoacyl-ACP synthase II — translated: MLSRRVVITGLGMVSPLGIGVEKTWQALIQGKSGVVRITKFDPTGFDTQIAAEVKDFVPENFMEKKEIKRMDIFIQYAMASAMMAMEDAQLPITPQNADRVGVVVGAGLGGLTTIESFHKILMEKGPGRISPFFIPALIVNEAPGQISIRFGAKGPNYSVVTACATGNHNIGDAWRMIQQGDADAIIAGGVEATITPLAVSGFNAMKALSTRNHEPEKASRPFDKDRDGFVMGEGCGIIILEEMNQALDRGAKIYAEIIGYGLNGDAYHITAPAPDGEGAARCMAMALKSAGISPEEVDYINAHGTSTDYNDLYETMAIKAVFKEHAKKLAVSSTKSMTGHLLGGAGGVEAIFTVLTIHRGVIPPTINYDTPDPECDLDYVPNVARMADVRVALSNSFGFGGTNAVLIFKKFEP
- the acpP gene encoding acyl carrier protein, whose translation is MEKSVERRVIEIIVEQLGVSAEEATLEASFIDDLGADSLDLVELIMAMEEEFGVEISDEDAEKIQTVQDVVNYINQHI